Proteins from a genomic interval of Chanos chanos chromosome 3, fChaCha1.1, whole genome shotgun sequence:
- the denr gene encoding density-regulated protein yields the protein MATTENAESGSPENKVDRGTADPDAKYPLKVLYCGVCSLPIEYCEYMPEPAKCKQWLEKNFPDVFARMTLENAPKQETGSGETPAAGEEEEKKKQKRGGRGQIKQKKKTVPQKVTIAKIPRAKKKFVTRVCGLATFDIDLKEAQRFFAQKFSCGASVTAEDEIIIQGDFTDEIIDVIQEKWPEVDDDSIDDLGEVKK from the exons ATGGCTACTACTGAGAATGCAGAGTCAGGTTCACCAGAGAATAAAGTGGATCGTGGGACTGCTGATCCAGATGCTAAGTACCCATTGAAAGTGCTGTACTGTGGAG TGTGCTCCCTGCCCATTGAG TACTGCGAATACATGCCTGAGCCAGCCAAATGCAAACAGTGGCTGGAGAAGAACTTTCCGGATGTGTTTGCTAGAATGACTCTTG agAATGCACCTAAGCAGGAAACAGGAAGTGGAGAGACGCCGGCTGccggagaggaagaggagaagaagaagcagaagagag GTGGAAGAGGTCagatcaaacagaaaaagaagaccGTCCCCCAGAAAGTAACGATAGCAAAAATTCCACGCGCCAAGAAGAAATTTGTAACACGAGTATGTGGTCTGGCTACGTTTG ACATTGACCTCAAAGAGGCTCAGAGATTCTTCGCTCAGAAATTCTCCTGCGGTGCCTCGGTGACGGCGGAGGATGAAATCATCATTCAGGGGGACTTTACAGACGAAATCATAGACGTTATTCAGGAGAAGTGGCCTGAG gtTGATGATGACAGCATTGATGACCTCGGAGAAGTCAAGAAGTGA
- the LOC115807189 gene encoding hydroxycarboxylic acid receptor 2-like, protein MRKQRRPFLKSNCRTQVHTAGLSHLRFLDVRRARCWIVAMENTTCCAFESPILDQVLPPILVLEFMFGLLGNFVALSMFIFYMDAWRPNSIYLTHLAVADSVVLFCLPFRADYYRRGKNWIYGDALCRILLFLLAANRAAGIFFLTAVAVDRYLKIVHPLNRINRMGLSYALWVSCGLWCLIVAMTAYLLTEEHFFFRNNRTQCESFNICMGSNPLSNWHNAFYVIQFFLPTSIVIFCTTCISWQLKSKTVDTQGKIKRAVQFVFAVALVFITCFFPSTISRVAVWVLKAWYNECSYFREANLAFYTSVCFTYFNSVLNPLVYYFSSPAFSGTFQKLFQRLLGRKTDEDTPHTDRNRSVGTESGGF, encoded by the coding sequence ATGCGCAAACAGCGCCGTCCCTTCCTGAAATCTAACTGCCGCACGCAAGTCCACACAGCCGGCTTGTCACACCTCAGGTTCCTGGACGTCCGTCGGGCTCGTTGCTGGATCGTCGCCATGGAAAACACCACATGCTGTGCTTTCGAATCGCCCATACTGGATCAGGTCCTACCTCCAATCCTGGTTCTGGAGTTCATGTTCGGCCTTCTTGGGAACTTCGTGGCCCTCTCCATGTTCATCTTCTACATGGACGCCTGGAGGCCCAATTCCATTTATCTCACTCACTTGGCAGTGGCTGACTCTGTGGTGCTCTTTTGTTTGCCCTTTCGAGCCGATTACTACCGGAGAGGCAAAAACTGGATTTACGGGGACGCCCTCTGCCGTATTTTACTCTTCCTCCTGGCGGCCAATCGGGCAGCTGGCATCTTCTTCCTCACAGCAGTGGCGGTGGACCGCTACCTGAAGATCGTCCATCCGCTGAACCGTATCAACCGCATGGGGCTCAGTTACGCTCTGTGGGTCTCCTGTGGTCTGTGGTGTCTCATCGTAGCCATGACCGCGTACCTACTCACAGAAGAGCATTTCTTTTTCCGCAATAACCGCACTCAGTGCGAAAGCTTCAACATATGCATGGGGAGCAATCCGCTTTCCAACTGGCACAACGCCTTCTATGTTATCCAGTTCTTCTTGCCAACCAGCATCGTCATTTTCTGCACGACATGCATCTCGTGGCAGCTGAAGAGCAAGACCGTGGACACTCAGGGCAAAATCAAAAGGGCTGTGCAGTTTGTGTTCGCCGTTGCTCTGGTCTTCATCACCTGCTTCTTTCCCAGCACGATTTCTCGCGTGGCGGTGTGGGTACTGAAAGCTTGGTACAATGAGTGCTCTTATTTCCGCGAGGCCAACCTGGCTTTCTAtacctctgtctgttttacgTATTTCAACAGTGTGCTGAACCCTCTGGTGTATTATTTCTCTAGTCCTGCATTCAGTGGAACCTTCCAGAAACTCTTTCAGAGACTCCtagggagaaaaacagatgaggatacaccacacactgacagaaatagAAGTGTGGGCACAGAATCAGGTGGTTTTTGA
- the clip1b gene encoding CAP-Gly domain-containing linker protein 1 has translation MSTGKPSGLKPPSKIGRPAGVPTKTSPTSAGPKPATSPNAGTSVAQELVTDFHVGERVWVNGNKPGYVQFLGGTQFAPGQWAGIVLDEPIGKNDGSVAGVRYFQCEDLRGIFTRPSKLSRTPVAEQEANGAQAAPVSSAAGSTAPTGQNCPNVTAPSVAAPTATANNAADASTAAKAPTNLTAVASESVSNLSETDSAKKGKRELKLGDRVLVGGTKAGVVRFLGETDFAKGEWCGVELDEPLGKNDGAVAGTRYFQCLPKYGLFAPTHKVTRIGFPSTTPAKSKSSRRKSTMKHSPSASSISSLSSVTSSVGGKPSRAGLLTETSSRYARKISGTTALQEALKEKQQHIEQLLAERDLERTEVAKVTSQAGEVQQELALLRQGQEQYALEMEAKLDQLRRLVETADRDKVELMNQLEEEKRKVEDLQFRVEEAYIAKGDLETQTKLEHAHIKELEQSLLFEKTKADKLQRELEDTRVATVSERSRIMELEREVAGLQSQLKSCKKTEGPESTSPPLHENKIRELSTELEARQKELFALQQKLNSFELEKSTLQQQLESLMEKTAAADEAKVEQLRADKATLERDVTALKQQEKVLHEDHKKEVEELRDRVRQAEGELDKARERTGILERQVAELQPYKDKAQMAESAKETAQALEQLTKEHAALKKQFEALKQQNSKYKEELSLSKEQLCTGTQRIGSLCREIEELKLAANQSHRLVALQEEKATLAQEWDVSRQEGHVHQKTEDERSVDAGQLETKKRENSNASMSDKDKELETLRNEIAVLRGENAVAKTLQAAVKSLEKDKAQLQRRVHSLEERLEGREPTQGEGGTSGDTALDQLREEKEFAEGQINFLNSVIVDLQRKNEELKVKLEKMVLTEFNGNDENDGFGGERSKKKAPPRVFCDICDCFDLHDTEDCPTQTQSPDSPPHTTYHGSRGDERPYCDICEAFGHWTDSCNDDQTF, from the exons ATGAGCACAGGGAAGCCCAGTGGGCTTAAGCCGCCCAGCAAGATTGGCAGGCCGGCGGGGGTGCCAACCAAGACCTCTCCTACCTCCG CTGGCCCAAAGCCTGCAACATCCCCCAACGCTGGCACCTCTGTTGCTCAAGAGCTAGTGACAGACTTCCACGTGGGCGAGAGGGTGTGGGTCAATGGAAACAAGCCAGGGTATGTGCAATTTCTAGGAGGCACGCAGTTTGCACCAGGCCAGTGGGCCGGGATTGTTCTGGATGAACCGATTGGCAAGAACGATGGCTCTGTTGCCGGCGTGCGGTACTTCCAGTGCGAAGACCTGCGAGGAATTTTCACCCGGCCCTCCAAACTTTCCCGGACCCCCGTCGCGGAACAGGAGGCCAACGGAGCGCAGGCAGCTCCTGTCTCGTCGGCTGCCGGCTCCACTGCCCCCACAGGTCAGAACTGCCCTAATGTCACTGCCCCTAGTGTCGCTGCCCCTACCGCCACTGCCAACAATGCTGCCGACGCTTCCACTGCCGCCAAGGCGCCTACAAACCTGACCGCGGTAGCCAGCGAGTCGGTCTCCAACCTGTCGGAGACCGACTCAGCCAAGAAGGGAAAACGAGAACTGAAGCTCGGAGACCGTGTGCTG GTTGGTGGGACCAAGGCAGGCGTCGTCCGTTTTCTTGGTGAGACGGATTTCGCCAAAGGAGAATGGTGCGGAGTGGAGCTGGACGAGCCGCTCGGCAAAAACGATGGGGCTGTGGCTGGAACGAG GTATTTCCAGTGTCTGCCCAAGTATGGCCTGTTTGCCCCGACGCACAAGGTCACACGCATTGGATTCCCGTCCACGACTCCGGCAAAGTCCAAAAGCTCCAGGCGTAAGTCGACCATGAAGCACAGTCCCAGTGCGTCCTCCATCAGTTCACTGAGCTCGGTGACCTCCTCTGTGGGCGGAAAACCCAGTCGAGCTGGGCTG CTCACGGAAACGTCTTCTCGATACGCCAGGAAGATTTCAGGCACCACTGCGCTGCAGGAGGCTCTGAAGGAGAAACAGCAGCACATAGAGCAGTTGCTGGCGGAGCGAGACCTGGAGAGGACGGAGGTCGCCAAGGTGACAAGCCAGGCAGGAGAGGTGCAGCAAGAGCTGGCCCTGCTTAGACAAGGCCAAGAGCAG TATGCCCTTGAGATGGAAGCCAAGTTGGACCAGTTGCGTAGACTGGTGGAGACTGCAGACAGAGATAAGGTGGAGCTGATGAaccagctggaggaggagaagag GAAAGTAGAGGACCTTCAGTTCCGAGTTGAAGAAGCTTACATTGCCAAAGGTGACTTAGAG ACGCAGACCAAACTGGAGCATGCTCACATTAAGGAACTTGAACAGAGCCTTCTCTTTGAAAAGACCAAAGCTGACAAACTCCAGAGGGAGTTAGAAGACACTAGG GTGGCCACAGTGTCAGAGAGATCCCGGATCATGGAGTTGGAGAGGGAGGTGGCTGGGCTGCAGTCGCAGCTCAAGTCCTGTAAGAAGACGGAGGGACCTGAATCTACCTCACCTCCTCTACATGAGAACAAG ATCAGAGAACTCAGCACGGAGCTGGAGGCCAGACAGAAGGAACTTTTTGCCCTGCAGCAGAAGCTAAACTCTTTTGAATTGGAGAAATCTACTCTTCAGCAGCAACTGGAGAGCTTG atggagaagaccGCGGCGGCAGACGAGGCGAAAGTCGAGCAGCTGCGTGCAGACAAAGCGACGCTGGAGAGGGACGTGACCGCCCTGAAACAGCAGGAGAAGGTTCTCCACGAGGACCACAAAAAGGAAGTGGAGGAGCTTCGAGACAGAGTGCGGCAGGCGGAGGGAGAGCTGGACAAGGCTAGAGAAAGAACCGGAATCCTCGAACGGCAGGTGGCGGAGCTGCAGCCTTACAAAGACAAAGCCCAG ATGGCAGAGTCGGCCAAGGAGACAGCCCAGGCTCTGGAGCAGCTGACTAAAGAGCACGCTGCGCTGAAGAAACAG TTTGAAGCTTTGAAGCAGCAGAACTCAAAGTATAAGGAGGAGTTGAGCCTGTCGAAGGAGCAGCTGTGTACGGGGACGCAGCGCATCGGGAGCCTGTGCAGAGAAAT TGAGGAGCTAAAACTAGCAGCCAATCAGTCCCACCGGCTGGTGGCTCTGCAGGAGGAGAAGGCAACGTTGGCTCAGGAGTGGGACGTTAGCCGGCAGGAGGGCCATGTTCACCAGAAG ACTGAAGATGAGCGTTCGGTTGACGCCGGCCAGCTAGAGACAAAGAAGAG GGAGAACTCAAACGCATCAATGTCTGACAAGGACAAAGAGCTGGAAACGCTGAGGAATGAG ATTGCGGTGCTGCGTGGGGAAAACGCTGTGGCCAAAACGCTGCAGGCGGCAGTGAAGTCCCTGGAGAAGGACAAGGCCCAGCTCCAGAGGAGGGTACACAGCCTGGAAGAGAGACTGGAAGGGAGAGAGCCGACACAGGGCGAGGGGGGGACCTCAG GTGATACAGCTCTGGACCAactcagagaagagaaggaattCGCAGAAGGACAG ATCAACTTCCTCAACTCAGTCATCGTGGACCTTCAGAGGAAGAACGAGGAGCTGAAAGTAAAACTGGAGAAGATGGTCTTAACGGAGTTTAATGGAAACGATGAAAATGACGG TTTCGGCGGGGAGAGGTCGAAAAAGAAAGCCCCCCCGCGTGTCTTTTGCGACATCTGCGACTGCTTCGATTTGCACGACACGGAGGACTGCCCCACCCAGACGCAGTCTCCTGACTCCCCCCCGCACACGACCTACCACGGGAGCAGGGGGGATGAGCGGCCCTACTGTGACATCTGTGAGGCGTTCGGTCACTGGACCGATTCCTGTAACGACGACCAGACCTTCtga
- the LOC115807191 gene encoding B-cell CLL/lymphoma 7 protein family member A-like has product MSGRSVRAETRSRAKDDIKRVMAAIEKVRKWEKKWVTVGDTSLRIFKWVPVTEPKSDDKNKNKKKGKDEKYGSEVTTPENSSSPGMMDMHDDNSNQSSIADSSPVKPETSCSTSPAPEASTVSQSDGNEAKCEQSQSSDKDTQADDHKKGNTNPAPENSEPSACKRDPPPSGDTEPISETTKVTQELEDEAPPSKKSRVESPAQDTEES; this is encoded by the exons ATGTCTGGCAGGTCAGTCCGCGCGGAGACCCGGAGCAGAGCGAAAGATGACATCAAGCGGGTTATGGCCGCAATTGAGAAAGTACGAAAATG GGAGAAAAAATGGGTGACAGTGGGAGACACGTCTTTGCGAATTTTCAAGTGGGTTCCAGTGACCGAGCCCAAGTCAGACGAC aaaaataaaaacaagaagaaaggCAAAGATGAGAAATATGGTTCAGAGGTCACCACCCCAGAGAACAGCTCTTCTCCCGGCATGATGGACATGCACG ATGATAACAGCAACCAAAGTTCTATAGCTGACTCCTCTCCAGTCAAACCAGAAACAAGTTGCAGCACAAGCCCTGCACCAGAGGCCAGCACAGTTTCCCAGAGTGATGGAAATGAGGCCAAGTGTGAGCAAAGTCAGTCTTCTGACAAAGACACTCAGGCTGATGACCACAAGAAAG GTAACACTAACCCCGCCCCCGAGAACTCGGAGCCGAGCGCGTGCAAGAGAGACCCCCCGCCCTCGGGCGATACAGAGCCTATATCTGAGACCACCAAAGTCACTCAg GAATTAGAGGACGAAGCCCCTCCAAGTAAGAAGAGTCGAGTGGAGTCTCCTGCTcaggacacagaggagagtTAA